CTACCTGGCGGCGCTCGCCGCCGCGCGGAATCCCGACCGCGTCCGCGGGCTCGTGCTGTTCGCGCCGGCCTTCGGCTTCGCCGCACGCTGGGAAACACGCGTCGGCCCGGCGGCGATGGCCCGGTGGCGCGCGGACGGGGCGCTGCCCGTCTTCCATTACGGGCGCGGCCGCGAGGAGCCGCTGTCGATCGCGTTCCTCGACGACGCCCGCCGCTATCCGGACGAGCCCGACCCGCGCTGCTCAGCGCTCGTGTTCGCCGGGCGACATGACGACGCCGTCCCGCTCGCGGCGGTCCAGCACTTCACGAGCGCGCGCCCGGAGCGCGAGCTGATCGTCCTCGAGGCCGGCCACGAGCTCGTCGAGGTGCTCGAGCCGATGTGGGAGCGGACGGCCGCGTTCCTGCGCCGCATGGGTGCGGTCGAGAGGTGAACCCTCACCGCCGCGCGTGGCCGAAGCGCCGCACCCATCGCGCGCGCGGCAGGGGCCGGAAAC
This portion of the Deltaproteobacteria bacterium genome encodes:
- a CDS encoding lysophospholipase, which translates into the protein YLAALAAARNPDRVRGLVLFAPAFGFAARWETRVGPAAMARWRADGALPVFHYGRGREEPLSIAFLDDARRYPDEPDPRCSALVFAGRHDDAVPLAAVQHFTSARPERELIVLEAGHELVEVLEPMWERTAAFLRRMGAVER